A section of the Streptomyces sp. Je 1-369 genome encodes:
- a CDS encoding carbohydrate ABC transporter permease, translated as MTTTTTTAAQPQPQKVPSSAVRREKETGGALNVFSHAFLILWVVLAAGPLIWVALTAFRPSAEILSDPMGWPASFHWENFSNAWSKANIGQYTINSLIILAGSLTGTMLLGSMAAYVIARFTFPGNRVIFMLFAGGMMFPVILALVPLFAVMENFGLLDTRPGLMIAYIAYSLPFTIFFLTSFFRTLPTGVQEAAMVDGASHTRTFFQIMLPMAKPGLVSIGIFNFLGQWNQYLLPLLLNNEDEQSYVLPQGLASLAVSQGYRGDWGALFAGLTIAMVPVLVVYAVFQRQVQAGLTAGAIK; from the coding sequence ATGACCACGACCACCACCACCGCCGCTCAGCCGCAGCCCCAGAAGGTGCCGTCCTCCGCGGTCCGCCGCGAGAAGGAGACGGGCGGCGCCCTCAACGTCTTCTCGCACGCCTTCCTGATCCTGTGGGTCGTCCTCGCCGCCGGACCGCTGATCTGGGTCGCCCTCACCGCGTTCCGGCCCTCCGCCGAGATCCTCAGCGACCCGATGGGCTGGCCCGCCTCCTTCCACTGGGAGAACTTCTCCAACGCGTGGAGCAAGGCCAACATCGGGCAGTACACCATCAACTCGCTGATCATCCTCGCCGGTTCGCTGACCGGCACGATGCTCCTCGGCTCGATGGCGGCCTACGTCATCGCCCGCTTCACCTTCCCCGGCAACCGCGTCATCTTCATGCTGTTCGCGGGCGGCATGATGTTCCCGGTCATCCTCGCCCTGGTGCCGCTCTTCGCCGTGATGGAGAACTTCGGCCTCCTCGACACCCGGCCCGGGCTGATGATCGCGTACATCGCGTACTCGCTGCCCTTCACCATCTTCTTCCTGACCTCCTTCTTCCGTACGCTGCCCACCGGCGTGCAGGAGGCGGCGATGGTCGACGGGGCCTCCCACACCCGTACGTTCTTCCAGATCATGCTGCCCATGGCCAAGCCCGGCCTCGTCAGCATCGGGATCTTCAACTTCCTCGGCCAGTGGAACCAGTACCTGCTTCCGCTGCTGCTCAACAACGAGGACGAGCAGAGCTACGTACTGCCGCAGGGACTCGCCTCACTGGCCGTCTCGCAGGGCTACCGGGGCGACTGGGGCGCCCTCTTCGCGGGCCTGACCATCGCCATGGTCCCGGTGCTCGTCGTCTACGCCGTCTTCCAGCGACAGGTACAGGCCGGTCTGACCGCGGGGGCCATCAAGTGA
- the ngcE gene encoding N-acetylglucosamine/diacetylchitobiose ABC transporter substrate-binding protein: protein MGSTSVNRRDVMKRAAAAGLLAVPAVGALSSCASGGGEENKAEKGDKSKKNPLGVKEDAGLTVYVFNGGYGDKYAQFVTDMYAKKYPESDPNQKPTEKIATQVQPKIVRGKPTADVVNNSGADQMNPGKLVHNKQVADLSEVLDAPSWDDPDVTVRETLVPVVEQMGRFGGRECYQLNISLTVYGNWYSKKLLEDGLDSSYPKTWDEMLAVCKKAKAKGIHGWSYPGGHPRYMFFSMYAMFAQRGGRDVTTAMDYLEPNAWKHEAVKEVFEAWEELVAKKYVLTGFDGNEAHTEMQTAWTKEGKCVFVPNGSWVENEARDTTPKDFAMTVGATPSLDSGDKMPFGTLYSPAGEPYIVPAKAKNRQGGLEWLRMMYSKEAALNLFNEIGSMPVVKGAIDGQKLPSGTASAQAAIKAAGENIVIPQFMDWYNELFREDFNNMIHKFMQGQIGPKQAMDTMQKASDRIMQDPDITKVKKA from the coding sequence ATGGGATCCACCAGCGTCAACCGTCGTGATGTCATGAAGAGGGCAGCGGCCGCCGGGCTGCTCGCGGTGCCGGCCGTGGGGGCGCTCAGCTCGTGCGCCAGCGGAGGCGGCGAGGAGAACAAGGCCGAAAAGGGCGACAAGAGCAAGAAGAACCCGCTCGGCGTGAAGGAGGACGCCGGACTCACCGTCTACGTCTTCAACGGGGGGTACGGGGACAAGTACGCCCAGTTCGTCACGGACATGTACGCCAAGAAGTACCCCGAGTCCGATCCGAACCAGAAGCCCACCGAGAAGATCGCCACCCAGGTCCAACCGAAGATCGTCCGCGGCAAGCCCACCGCCGACGTCGTCAACAACTCCGGCGCCGACCAGATGAACCCCGGCAAACTCGTCCACAACAAGCAGGTCGCCGACCTCAGCGAGGTGCTCGACGCGCCGTCGTGGGACGACCCGGACGTCACCGTGCGCGAGACCCTCGTACCGGTCGTCGAGCAGATGGGCCGCTTCGGCGGCCGCGAGTGCTATCAGCTCAACATCTCGCTGACCGTGTACGGCAACTGGTACTCGAAGAAGCTGTTGGAGGACGGGCTCGACTCCTCGTATCCCAAGACCTGGGACGAGATGCTCGCCGTCTGCAAGAAGGCCAAGGCCAAGGGCATCCACGGCTGGAGCTACCCGGGCGGCCACCCGCGCTACATGTTCTTCAGCATGTACGCCATGTTCGCCCAGCGCGGCGGCCGCGACGTCACCACGGCCATGGACTATCTGGAGCCGAACGCCTGGAAACACGAGGCGGTCAAGGAGGTCTTCGAGGCCTGGGAGGAGCTCGTCGCCAAGAAGTACGTGCTCACCGGCTTCGACGGCAACGAGGCCCACACCGAGATGCAGACCGCGTGGACGAAGGAAGGCAAGTGCGTCTTCGTGCCCAACGGCTCCTGGGTGGAGAACGAGGCCAGGGACACCACGCCGAAGGACTTCGCGATGACGGTCGGCGCGACCCCGTCGCTCGACTCCGGCGACAAGATGCCGTTCGGCACGCTCTACTCCCCGGCCGGTGAGCCGTACATCGTCCCGGCCAAGGCCAAGAACCGGCAGGGCGGCCTGGAGTGGCTGCGGATGATGTACAGCAAGGAAGCCGCGCTCAACCTCTTCAACGAGATCGGCTCCATGCCCGTCGTCAAGGGCGCCATCGACGGGCAGAAGCTGCCCTCGGGCACGGCGAGCGCCCAGGCGGCGATCAAGGCGGCCGGCGAGAACATCGTCATCCCCCAGTTCATGGACTGGTACAACGAGCTGTTCCGCGAGGACTTCAACAACATGATCCACAAGTTCATGCAGGGCCAGATCGGGCCCAAGCAGGCGATGGACACCATGCAGAAGGCCTCCGACCGGATCATGCAGGACCCCGACATCACCAAGGTCAAGAAGGCCTGA
- a CDS encoding carbohydrate ABC transporter permease, translating into MSLKAPSPPADTGRGRGGRAPRPVSRRSGLARLGPLPWIAPVILLILAVVVWPVVELVRTSFLNISISGKVRGSAGTDKFKKLFEESDFSAVLLWTVLWTVVVVTVTMLFSLALAQLFNQKFPGRRYARWALIAPWAASVLMTAIGFKWMLNQTAGVLNTLMLDLGLIDSSKDWLGRPETAWPWMMGVAVFVSLPFTTYTLLAGLQTIPQDVYEASRIDGASPWQTYRHITLPMLRPAFLVGVVINLINVFNSFPIIWAMTQGGPGYDTSTSMVFMYKLKETDIGESAAMSVVNFLMVVVLVLIFLKVSRWNEED; encoded by the coding sequence GTGTCGCTCAAAGCCCCTTCGCCCCCGGCCGACACCGGCCGGGGGCGGGGCGGGCGCGCACCCAGGCCGGTGAGCCGCCGCAGCGGCCTGGCCCGGCTCGGTCCGCTGCCCTGGATAGCGCCCGTCATCCTGCTGATCCTCGCCGTGGTCGTCTGGCCCGTCGTCGAGCTGGTCCGCACCTCGTTCCTCAACATCTCCATCTCCGGCAAGGTGCGCGGCAGCGCCGGGACCGACAAGTTCAAGAAGCTCTTCGAGGAGAGCGACTTCAGTGCCGTCCTCCTCTGGACGGTGCTGTGGACGGTCGTCGTCGTCACCGTCACGATGCTGTTCTCGCTCGCCCTCGCCCAGCTGTTCAACCAGAAGTTCCCCGGCCGCCGCTATGCCCGCTGGGCCCTCATCGCCCCGTGGGCCGCGTCCGTCCTGATGACCGCCATCGGCTTCAAGTGGATGCTCAACCAGACCGCGGGCGTCCTCAACACCCTCATGCTCGACCTGGGGCTCATCGACAGCTCCAAGGACTGGCTGGGCAGGCCGGAGACCGCCTGGCCGTGGATGATGGGCGTCGCGGTCTTCGTGTCGCTGCCCTTCACCACGTACACGCTCCTGGCCGGACTGCAGACCATCCCGCAGGACGTCTACGAAGCGTCGCGCATCGACGGCGCGAGCCCCTGGCAGACCTACCGGCACATCACCCTGCCGATGCTGCGGCCCGCCTTCCTCGTCGGCGTCGTCATCAACCTCATCAACGTCTTCAACTCCTTCCCGATCATCTGGGCCATGACCCAGGGCGGGCCGGGCTACGACACCTCCACGTCGATGGTGTTCATGTACAAGCTGAAGGAGACCGACATCGGTGAGTCCGCGGCCATGTCGGTCGTCAACTTCCTGATGGTCGTGGTGCTCGTGCTGATCTTCCTGAAGGTCAGCCGGTGGAACGAGGAGGACTGA
- a CDS encoding extracellular solute-binding protein, with protein MRNRIVATGAATLAMALGLTACSGDSDSGDSKTIKLVAADYGDKASNASKVYWAEVKKEFEKANDGYKVDVQVINWNEIDKTVKNMIQAGDEPDLLQTGGYADKVADDLLYKADDVLSRETRDNLIPSFAKAGEVDGTQYGIPWVSSSRVMFYNKAVFKKAGVKNPPKTWDELAAAAKKIKDKKAADTPYALPLGPEETQGESMMWELGNGGGYTDADGKYTLDSAKNVETFEWLKTKLVKPGLTYPNPASTDRKTAFADFAAGKVGMLNGHPSLIQMAKEGKIDYGVVPIPGKTGPLNGTLGVADWMMAFKDGGAEKEGVKKFLDFTYSKKMLAFDEMYNLMPVTKDALKQMTDSGKHKDLEPFFQVLPNAKFYPLGDTSWDVVSAEMKKTGGKAVSDDPKQILSDLQKKAESAAADAK; from the coding sequence ATGAGGAACCGAATAGTCGCCACCGGTGCGGCAACGCTCGCCATGGCTCTGGGACTTACCGCCTGCAGCGGTGACAGCGACAGTGGGGACAGCAAGACGATCAAGCTCGTCGCCGCCGACTACGGCGACAAGGCCTCCAACGCCTCCAAGGTGTACTGGGCCGAGGTCAAGAAGGAATTCGAGAAGGCCAACGACGGCTACAAGGTCGATGTCCAGGTCATCAACTGGAACGAGATCGACAAGACCGTCAAGAACATGATCCAGGCGGGCGACGAGCCCGACCTGCTGCAGACCGGCGGTTACGCGGACAAGGTCGCCGACGACCTGCTCTACAAGGCGGACGACGTCCTCTCGCGCGAGACCCGTGACAACCTCATCCCGTCCTTCGCCAAGGCCGGCGAGGTCGACGGCACCCAGTACGGCATCCCGTGGGTCTCCTCCAGCCGCGTGATGTTCTACAACAAGGCCGTCTTCAAGAAGGCCGGCGTCAAGAACCCGCCCAAGACGTGGGACGAACTCGCCGCCGCCGCAAAGAAGATCAAGGACAAGAAGGCCGCCGACACCCCCTACGCCCTGCCGCTCGGCCCCGAGGAGACCCAGGGCGAGTCGATGATGTGGGAGCTCGGCAACGGCGGCGGCTACACCGACGCCGACGGCAAGTACACCCTCGACAGCGCCAAGAACGTCGAGACCTTCGAGTGGCTCAAGACCAAGCTGGTCAAGCCCGGCCTGACCTACCCCAACCCGGCCTCCACCGACCGCAAGACCGCCTTCGCGGACTTCGCGGCGGGCAAGGTCGGCATGCTCAACGGCCACCCGAGCCTGATCCAGATGGCCAAGGAGGGCAAGATCGACTACGGAGTCGTGCCCATCCCCGGCAAGACGGGACCGCTGAACGGCACCCTCGGCGTCGCCGACTGGATGATGGCGTTCAAGGACGGCGGCGCGGAGAAGGAGGGCGTGAAGAAGTTCCTGGACTTCACGTACTCCAAGAAGATGCTGGCGTTCGACGAGATGTACAACCTCATGCCGGTCACCAAGGACGCCCTCAAGCAGATGACCGACAGCGGCAAGCACAAGGACCTGGAGCCCTTCTTCCAGGTGCTGCCGAACGCCAAGTTCTACCCGCTCGGCGACACCAGCTGGGACGTCGTCTCCGCCGAGATGAAGAAGACCGGCGGCAAGGCCGTCTCCGACGACCCGAAGCAGATCCTCAGCGACCTGCAGAAGAAGGCGGAGTCGGCGGCGGCCGACGCCAAGTAG
- a CDS encoding carbohydrate ABC transporter permease produces the protein MATATATRPAPRKDDAPKKAKRTFRPRTLVITACAWLLAAIFLAPYLEMIVTALRPKDELRDRTYLPQDLEWANFIDVWKESELGQNLQVTLLVAGGATLLVLLVSLPAAYYTARMRYRGRKVFLLLVLVTQMFQPTALLVGLYREFHQLDMLNSVWTLILTNAAFNLAFAVWILTAYISSIPAELEEAAMVDGTSRFGAMIKVTLPLALPGVVTAVIFTFITSWNEFVMGLTLTTEPDKQPLTVGINNFIGNYTVQWNYLFAASVVAIVPVIVLFAIIERHVVSGLTAGSVK, from the coding sequence ATGGCCACCGCGACGGCGACCCGCCCCGCGCCCCGGAAGGACGACGCGCCGAAGAAGGCGAAGCGCACCTTCCGGCCCCGCACCCTGGTCATCACGGCCTGCGCGTGGCTCCTGGCCGCGATCTTCCTCGCGCCGTACCTGGAGATGATCGTCACCGCGCTCCGCCCCAAGGACGAGCTGCGGGACCGCACGTACCTGCCCCAGGACCTGGAGTGGGCCAACTTCATCGACGTCTGGAAGGAGTCCGAGCTCGGCCAGAACCTCCAGGTCACCCTGCTCGTCGCGGGCGGCGCCACCCTGCTCGTCCTGCTCGTCTCGCTGCCCGCCGCGTACTACACGGCCCGCATGCGCTACCGCGGCCGCAAGGTCTTCCTGCTCCTGGTCCTTGTCACCCAGATGTTCCAGCCCACGGCGCTCCTGGTCGGCCTGTACCGCGAGTTCCACCAGCTCGACATGCTCAACTCCGTCTGGACGCTGATCCTCACCAACGCGGCGTTCAACCTCGCCTTCGCGGTGTGGATCCTGACGGCCTACATCAGCTCCATCCCCGCGGAGCTCGAAGAGGCCGCCATGGTGGACGGCACCAGCCGCTTCGGCGCCATGATCAAGGTGACGCTGCCGCTGGCGCTGCCCGGCGTCGTGACGGCCGTGATCTTCACGTTCATCACGTCCTGGAACGAGTTCGTGATGGGCCTGACCCTCACCACCGAGCCGGACAAGCAGCCCCTGACGGTCGGCATCAACAACTTCATCGGCAACTACACGGTGCAGTGGAACTACCTGTTCGCGGCGTCCGTGGTCGCCATCGTGCCGGTCATCGTGCTGTTCGCGATCATCGAACGGCATGTGGTGTCGGGGCTCACGGCGGGGTCCGTGAAGTAG
- a CDS encoding ROK family transcriptional regulator, whose amino-acid sequence METPGSQSSLHRANLERVVRAVRLAGSLTQAEIARTTGLSAATVSNIVRELKDGGTVEVTPTSAGGRRARSVSLSGDAGIVIGVDFGHTHLRVAVGNLAHQVLAEESEPLDVDASAAQGFDRAEQLVSRLIEATGVDRTKIAGVGLGVPGPIDVESGTLGSTSILPGWTGTKPAEELGGRLGVPVHVDNDANLGALGELVWGSGRGVKDLAYIKVASGVGAGLVISGRIYRGPGGTAGEIGHITLDESGPVCRCGNRGCLETFTAARYVLPLLTSSHGTDLTMERVVGLAREGDPGCRRVIADVGRHIGSGVANLCNLLNPSRVVLGGDLAEAGELVLGPIRESVGRYAIPSAARQLSVLPGALGGRAEVLGALALALSEMGDSTLLDGSLSAGAPAFT is encoded by the coding sequence ATGGAGACTCCGGGGTCGCAGTCGTCTCTGCACCGGGCCAATCTGGAGCGGGTCGTGCGCGCCGTGCGCCTCGCCGGGTCGCTCACGCAGGCCGAGATCGCGAGGACGACGGGTCTGTCGGCCGCGACGGTCTCCAACATCGTCCGCGAGCTCAAGGACGGCGGAACGGTCGAGGTCACGCCCACCTCGGCGGGGGGCAGGCGGGCCCGCAGCGTCTCGCTCAGCGGTGACGCGGGCATCGTCATCGGCGTCGACTTCGGCCACACGCACCTGCGCGTCGCGGTCGGCAACCTCGCCCACCAGGTCCTCGCCGAAGAGTCCGAGCCGCTGGACGTCGACGCGTCCGCCGCGCAGGGCTTCGACCGGGCCGAGCAGCTCGTCAGCAGGCTGATCGAGGCCACCGGAGTGGACCGTACGAAGATCGCGGGCGTCGGGCTCGGCGTGCCGGGACCCATCGACGTGGAGTCCGGCACCCTCGGCTCGACGTCGATCCTGCCGGGCTGGACCGGCACCAAGCCCGCCGAGGAGCTGGGCGGCCGCCTCGGTGTGCCCGTGCACGTCGACAACGACGCCAACCTGGGCGCGCTCGGCGAGCTGGTCTGGGGCAGCGGCCGCGGCGTCAAGGACCTCGCGTACATCAAGGTCGCGAGCGGCGTCGGCGCGGGCCTCGTGATCAGCGGCCGCATCTACCGCGGCCCCGGCGGCACCGCGGGGGAGATCGGGCACATCACGCTCGACGAGTCGGGCCCCGTCTGCCGCTGCGGCAACCGCGGCTGTCTGGAGACCTTCACCGCCGCCCGCTACGTCCTGCCGCTGCTCACCTCCAGCCACGGCACCGACCTGACCATGGAGCGCGTGGTCGGCCTGGCGCGCGAGGGCGACCCGGGGTGCCGGCGCGTGATCGCCGACGTCGGGCGGCACATCGGCAGCGGCGTCGCGAACCTCTGCAACCTCCTCAACCCCTCCCGTGTCGTGCTCGGCGGCGACCTCGCGGAGGCGGGCGAGCTGGTGCTCGGACCGATCAGGGAGTCGGTCGGACGGTATGCGATCCCGAGCGCCGCGCGTCAGCTGTCCGTGCTGCCCGGTGCGCTCGGCGGTCGCGCCGAAGTGCTCGGCGCGCTGGCCCTCGCACTCAGCGAGATGGGCGATTCAACCCTTTTGGACGGGTCGCTGTCCGCGGGTGCACCTGCCTTCACTTAG
- a CDS encoding carbohydrate ABC transporter permease: MPPRFTPERVRYDRRYRTLDKYRFVVGFLAVPLAFYALFVISPFLQAIYYSFTDWSGGPVAHFVGFDNYEKMWNDERFWDSLQVSVLLLVIAPVVTLVLGMFFAYMITSGGRHRRGRAIAGVAGSSVYKVVYFFPQVLSVAIIAVVWGRVFNTNSGLINGGLDKAGVDGPAWLGGDETLGLISLLTVISWSFIGFYVVLFSAAMGAIPKDVYEAALLDGAGRARTFFNVTLPLIRDTVRTGWIYMGIQALDTFAICLVMVPPHVLKVTPVFLYERFRDGQYGYATAIGVVLLFLSMAFSLIVMRVGNRDRIEY; encoded by the coding sequence CTGCCACCCCGCTTCACCCCCGAACGCGTCCGCTACGACCGGCGCTACCGCACCCTCGACAAGTACCGCTTCGTCGTGGGCTTCCTGGCCGTGCCACTCGCGTTCTACGCGCTGTTCGTGATCTCGCCGTTCCTCCAGGCGATCTACTACTCGTTCACCGACTGGTCCGGCGGGCCCGTCGCGCACTTCGTCGGGTTCGACAACTACGAGAAGATGTGGAACGACGAGCGGTTCTGGGACTCGCTGCAGGTGAGCGTCCTGCTGCTGGTCATCGCGCCCGTCGTGACCCTCGTCCTCGGCATGTTCTTCGCCTACATGATCACCTCGGGCGGGCGGCACCGCAGGGGACGGGCCATCGCGGGCGTCGCGGGCTCGTCGGTCTACAAGGTCGTCTACTTCTTCCCGCAGGTCCTGTCCGTCGCCATCATCGCCGTGGTGTGGGGGCGCGTCTTCAACACCAACAGCGGCCTGATCAACGGCGGCCTCGACAAGGCCGGCGTCGACGGACCCGCCTGGCTCGGCGGCGACGAGACCCTCGGCCTGATCTCCCTGCTCACCGTGATCAGCTGGAGTTTCATCGGCTTCTACGTCGTGCTGTTCTCCGCGGCGATGGGCGCCATCCCCAAGGACGTCTACGAGGCCGCGCTCCTCGACGGCGCCGGCCGCGCCCGCACCTTCTTCAACGTCACGCTTCCGCTGATCCGGGACACGGTGCGCACCGGCTGGATCTACATGGGCATCCAGGCGCTCGACACCTTCGCGATCTGCCTGGTCATGGTGCCGCCGCACGTCCTGAAGGTGACCCCGGTCTTCCTCTACGAACGGTTCAGGGACGGCCAGTACGGCTACGCCACCGCCATCGGCGTCGTCCTTCTCTTCCTCAGCATGGCGTTCTCCCTGATCGTCATGCGGGTCGGGAACCGCGACCGGATCGAATACTGA
- a CDS encoding substrate-binding domain-containing protein: MNAMTRRVVIGTAAVSMALAMTACGKAGDGDDKGSGDNKTIGLLLPENKTTRYETFDRPFMEDKIEELCSDCKVKYNNAAQDIETQKKQFDALITQGVKVIILDAVDYKSTKSWVKQADKQGVKVVAYDRLAEGPLAAYVSYDNEKIGRLQGGAMVKALGSDAKDANVVMINGSPTDPNAPFFKKGAHSVLDKKVKKIVYEQDIPDWSPDEANRKMASAIDKLGKDGIQGVYAANDGMAGGVITALKQRGIKVPVGGQDAELAGVQRMLSGDQDYTIYKQIKPEAETTAEIAVRLLQGKDIDAITDRKVDSLSGDFKGIPAKLYDAQAITKNEVADTIVKDKVYKVSEICTAQYKKACDAAGIK, from the coding sequence ATGAACGCAATGACGCGTCGCGTCGTCATAGGCACGGCCGCGGTTTCGATGGCACTCGCCATGACCGCGTGCGGCAAGGCAGGCGACGGCGACGACAAGGGCAGCGGCGACAACAAGACCATCGGTCTGCTGCTCCCCGAGAACAAGACCACGCGCTACGAGACCTTCGACCGTCCTTTCATGGAGGACAAGATCGAAGAGCTCTGCTCGGACTGCAAGGTCAAGTACAACAACGCGGCCCAGGACATCGAGACCCAGAAGAAGCAGTTCGACGCCCTCATCACCCAGGGCGTCAAGGTCATCATCCTGGACGCGGTGGACTACAAGTCGACCAAGTCCTGGGTCAAGCAGGCCGACAAGCAGGGCGTGAAGGTCGTCGCGTACGACCGCCTCGCCGAGGGTCCGCTCGCCGCCTACGTCTCGTACGACAACGAGAAGATCGGCCGCCTCCAGGGCGGGGCCATGGTCAAGGCGCTCGGCTCCGACGCCAAGGACGCCAACGTCGTCATGATCAACGGCTCGCCGACCGACCCGAACGCCCCCTTCTTCAAGAAGGGCGCCCACTCGGTGCTCGACAAGAAGGTCAAGAAGATCGTCTACGAGCAGGACATCCCGGACTGGTCGCCGGACGAGGCGAACCGCAAGATGGCCTCCGCGATCGACAAGCTCGGCAAGGACGGCATCCAGGGCGTCTACGCCGCCAACGACGGCATGGCGGGCGGCGTGATCACCGCCCTCAAGCAGCGCGGCATCAAGGTCCCCGTCGGCGGCCAGGACGCCGAACTCGCGGGCGTGCAGCGCATGCTGAGCGGCGACCAGGACTACACGATCTACAAGCAGATCAAGCCGGAGGCCGAGACCACCGCCGAGATCGCCGTCCGCCTGCTCCAGGGCAAGGACATCGACGCGATCACCGACCGCAAGGTCGACTCGCTCAGCGGTGACTTCAAGGGCATCCCGGCCAAGCTCTACGACGCGCAGGCGATCACCAAGAACGAGGTCGCGGACACGATCGTCAAGGACAAGGTCTACAAGGTCAGCGAGATCTGCACCGCCCAGTACAAGAAGGCGTGCGACGCCGCGGGTATCAAGTAA
- a CDS encoding pyridoxamine 5'-phosphate oxidase family protein, with the protein METTEIADRRPTAARTRDTLDRLAAERDVWVSTAHPDHGPHQVPLWFLWDGRAVWMCTGSTSATARNVRAEPRVRLSLPDTVDVVLLQGEAECFPDQRVPEAAAQAFADKFGWDPRGEEGPFLYIRVAPRTVRAWRGEPELRGRVIMREGKWLTQIP; encoded by the coding sequence ATGGAGACCACAGAGATCGCTGACCGCCGCCCGACGGCGGCGCGTACGCGCGACACGCTGGACCGGCTCGCCGCCGAGCGGGACGTATGGGTGTCGACGGCACACCCGGATCACGGGCCGCACCAAGTGCCGCTGTGGTTCCTGTGGGACGGGCGGGCGGTGTGGATGTGCACCGGCTCCACGTCCGCGACGGCACGGAACGTCCGCGCGGAGCCGCGCGTGCGTCTGTCGCTGCCGGACACCGTCGACGTGGTGCTCCTCCAGGGGGAGGCGGAGTGCTTCCCCGACCAGAGGGTGCCCGAGGCCGCGGCGCAGGCGTTCGCCGACAAGTTCGGGTGGGACCCGCGGGGTGAGGAGGGCCCCTTCCTCTACATACGTGTGGCCCCGCGGACCGTACGGGCCTGGCGCGGCGAGCCGGAGCTGCGCGGGAGGGTCATCATGCGCGAGGGGAAGTGGCTCACGCAGATCCCGTGA
- a CDS encoding ATP-binding cassette domain-containing protein, with protein sequence MIHVSATPVLALRGVSKRFGAVQALTDVDLEIHTGEVVALVGDNGAGKSTLVKTISGVHPIDDGTIEWEGRAVRIGRPHDAQNLGVATVYQDLALCDNLDVVANLFLGSELKTASVLDEIKMEKRAKQLLDTLSIRIPSVRIPVAALSGGQRQVVAIARALVGDPKVVILDEPTAALGVEQTAQVLDLVERLRERGHGVILISHNMADVKAVADRVAVLRLGRNNGTFTVADTTNEEIIAAITGATDNAVTRRRARTATATKEDAK encoded by the coding sequence ATGATTCACGTGTCCGCTACGCCCGTGCTGGCGTTGCGCGGGGTCTCCAAGCGGTTCGGCGCCGTCCAGGCGCTCACGGACGTAGACCTCGAGATCCACACCGGTGAGGTGGTCGCCCTCGTCGGCGACAACGGCGCCGGCAAGTCCACTCTCGTCAAGACGATCTCGGGCGTTCACCCGATCGACGACGGGACCATCGAGTGGGAGGGCAGGGCGGTCCGCATCGGACGCCCGCACGACGCCCAGAACCTCGGCGTGGCCACCGTCTACCAGGACCTGGCCCTCTGCGACAACCTCGACGTCGTCGCCAACCTGTTCCTCGGCAGCGAACTGAAGACGGCCTCCGTCCTCGATGAGATCAAGATGGAGAAGCGGGCCAAGCAGCTCCTCGACACCCTCTCCATCCGCATCCCCAGCGTCCGCATCCCGGTCGCGGCGCTCTCCGGCGGCCAGCGCCAGGTCGTCGCCATCGCCCGCGCGCTGGTCGGCGACCCCAAGGTCGTCATCCTCGACGAGCCGACCGCGGCGCTCGGCGTCGAGCAGACCGCCCAGGTCCTCGACCTGGTCGAGCGGCTGCGCGAGCGCGGCCACGGAGTCATCCTCATCAGCCACAACATGGCCGACGTGAAGGCCGTCGCCGACCGTGTCGCGGTGCTGCGGCTCGGCCGCAACAACGGCACCTTCACCGTCGCCGACACCACCAACGAAGAGATCATCGCCGCCATCACCGGCGCCACGGACAACGCCGTGACCCGCCGCAGGGCGCGTACGGCCACGGCGACCAAGGAGGACGCAAAGTGA